GGACGCGATCTTTCGAAGGTGCGTGCGCTCGTGGACACCATCGCGGCCACCGGAGTGGAGGTGCTCGACTGGTCGGCGGATCCAGACCATCATCGCTCCGTGATCAGCTACATAGGGGACCCCGACCTCGTGGTTCGTGCGTCGATCGCCGCGGCGGAGTTTGCGCGAGACCACATCGATCTGCGCGAGCATCAAGGGGTTCACCCGCGTGTGGGGGCGCTCGACGTGATGCCGCTGGTTCCCTTGCACGGTGTCGATATGGTGGACGCCGTTAACGCCGCGCACCGCGTCGGGAGCGCGATCGCCGACCTCGGCGTTCCAGTCTTCTACTACGGATACGCTTCCGATCCTGCCGGTCGTGGCCTGGCCGAGCTGCGCCGAGGCGGGTTCGAAGGCTTCGCTGGTGGGTTCCCCGAGGACCGTCGCCCCCAAGTTCCAGCGTCGGCCGAACGCCCTCATGCGACCGCAGGGGTGACGTGTGTCGGCGCCAGGCGAGTCCTACTCGCGTGGAACGTTTTTCTGCGCGGAATCAGTCGTGATCAAGCCCGCGAAATCGCTTCGCAGCTCCGTGAGCGAGACGGCGGATTCGCGGGGTTGAGGGCTTTGGGACTCCATCTCGCATCGCAGGACCGCGTCCAGATCTCGATGAACCTCGAGGATCCTGACGAAACACCACCGCTCGCTGTCTTCTCAGCCATAGAAAAGGCGGTACACGCGTGGGGTGGGGATGTCGTTGAAACCCAAGTGGTTGGCATGATTCCGGATGCCCTTGTGCTTCCGGCGGGGCAGGACAGATTACACATTCTTGACCTGGAACCAGCCCGCGTTTTGTCCCACCGTGTCAGGATGCACGTGCAGGGACGTCTGGACACCGGAAGGCAGACTTCGGACGATGCGATATGAGCATTGAGACGCTCAAAGAACAGGCCCGACGCCATGAGCAGCGGGAAGAGTGGCAGGAGGCTCTGGATCAGTACGGGCTGGCGATCATGAAGCTGGCCAAAGAGGAGCAGCCGGATATCGGCCTGTACAACCGCGTAGGGGACCTCTACGTGCGCGTCGGCAACCTTGATGCCGCGGTCGAGCACTTCGAGCAGTCGGTCGACCTCTATTTGGAGACGTTCCTCCCCAACAACGCGATCGCGGTCTGTAAGAAGATCATTCGCAACGTGCCCGATCGGCACAGTGCCTATCTGAAGATGGGCCAGATCCGTGCAGAACAAGGCTTTCTGCCGGACGCGCGCGCAAACTTCCTCACGTATGCCGAGCGGATGCAGCAGGCGGGCGATCTGGACGAGTCGTTCCGGGCGCTCGTGGAGTTCTGCGATCTGGCTCCGGACGACATCGACATCCGGATGATGGTCGCCGACCAGATGGCGTCACACGACCGAAAGGACGATGCCGTAGTGCAACTCTCGACCGCGTATCGCCACTTGATAGCCAAGGGTGCGGCCGACGAGGCGAGCGCCGTCGAGGCCAAGATCCGCGAGCTCGACGCCAGCACCGACGTCGGTGGGCTCCCCGTGATGACGAGTGCCGAGCTCGACGGTGATGGGCTGTCCGATGCGGACGATCTGATGGGGCACTTCTCGGACATCGCGATCGGTGACTCCGATGATCAGGAGTCGGATAACGGCCGTGAGCTTCCGACGTTCGACGTGAGCGATGAACCAGGCGACGCCGCACCCGCCCCGGAGGAGGAGGATGCATCGGAGGCAGAGGAAGCCGTTCAAGAGGCTGCGGCGAGCGAGGACTACATTGATCTGGGCTCGATGGTCCTCGGCGACGACGGCGGAGAGAAGTCGACGCGATTCACGGTTGCGTATGAAGAGCCGTCAGGAGATGAACAGGCGGACTTCGCCAAGATGCTCTCGCAGTTCAAGGACAAGGTTTCCGAGAACCTCGGCGCCGACGACGTTCAGACTCACCACGATCTCGGCACGGCATACAAGGAGATGGGTCTTCTCGAGGAGGCGGTCGGCGAATTTCAAGCTGCGCTTCGTGCCTCCGCGGACCACCTGCCCACATACGAGCTGTTGGGCCTCACGTTCATGGAGATGGGTCGGCCCGAGGCGACCGTGCACTCGCTCGAACGGGCACTCGAGGTCAAGTACGACATCGAGGAAGAATTGTTGGGCATCTACTACTATCTCGCGCGAGCGAATGAGGATTTGGGTAAGGCGGAGAGGGCAGTGGAGCTCTACGAAAAAGTGTTCTCCATTGATATCAATTTCGCCGACGTGACCGAGCGGCTTGGCGACCTACGTTGAGCGCAGGATGCAGCCCTCGACCGACACCAGCGTAGGTCAAGCGGTCCAGGGGGGTGCGTCAGCCCTCTCCGCGATCCAGGCGCCTGTGCGCTCGGAGTTGGACCAAGTCGGCTCGGAGCTTCGCCGAATCGTGCTCTCCGACTTCGACATGATCGAAGAGGTCAACGAGCACCTCCTCTTCCTCCAGGGAAAGCTGTTCCGTCCCACGCTTCTCCTGCTTTCGAGTCGTGTCGGCGGAGAGCCCCACGACGATTCCCGTACGCTCGCGGCGGTTGTAGAGCTCGTGCACCTCGCGACGCTGGTTCACGACGACGCGGTCGACCACTCCGTGCTCCGTCGCGGGCTGCCGACCGTGAACGCCCTGTGGACTCATCAGGTCGCCATCATCATGGGCGACTATCTGTATTCGCGCGCCGTCACCGAACTCGCCCAACTCGGCAACCTGGATGCGCTCGCGGTGTTGGCAGGGGCCGCCAACGAGATGTCAGTCGGTGAGATGCGGCAGCTCACCTCGTACGACGCGCTCGACTTCACCGAGCAGGACTACTACCGGCTCATCGCAGCGAAGACTGCGTCGCTCATGTCGGCTTCGTGTGAAATGGGCTCGCTCGCTGGCGAAGCAAAGTCCAGGGAGCAGTTGGCGCGCTTCGGCCACAATCTCGGGATGGCGTTCCAGATCGTGGACGACCTGCTCGACTACACCGGTTCCGAAGCCGTCACCGGAAAGCCGAGGGGACAAGATCTTCGGGAGCACAAGGTTACGTTACCGCTCGTCGGCGCGTTGGCGAGCGCCACCGAGGCGGAAGAGCGCGAGATTCGAACCTTCTTCACTCGGGTCGCTCCCTCTGACGACGAGATCCGGCAGGTCATCGGAATCGTCACGGAAAGGGGTGGACTCGAGTATGCCAGGGGCCGAGCCGACTACTACGCCCGTCTCGCCCGGGCGTCGCTGACGGGCCTCACGGAGGGCCCCGCGGTGGATGCCCTATACGACGCCGTGGCCTACGTGGTGGATCGCAAGCGATGAGGGACGTGTATGCTCGTTGACACCCGACGACGTGGCCTCATCCGCTTCACGTGGACTTTGGTGTTGGGCCTTACCCTTGGGGGGCTGCTCACGAAGCTTTCCGAGCTGTTCCTCCCAGAGAGCGCGGCGAGGGACTTTCTCGTGACGGCAGTCGATGCATCGATAGGACCGCTCTCGATCGATCTCGTGGTGGTGGCGTTCACGGTGGGCCCGATCTCTGTTACCCTGAACGTGTTGGCGCTGGTCGGGATCTTGATTGTTGCGCTGATTGTCCGCTCTTTGATCTGAGAATCGGACGAGAACGGGGAACCAACTGGATGGACAAAGAACGCGGGTCACGAACCCTCTGGAGGACTTGAGAGATGGGTTTAGGCGGATTCGGAATGTGGGAGATGATCTTCATCTTCCTCGTGATCTTGCTGCTGTTTGGAGCCAAGAAGCTTCCGGAGATCGGCTCGGCCCTCGGGAAGGGCATTCGGGAGTTCAAGAGCTCGGTGCGGGAGATCGAGAACGAGTTCAAGGCTCCCGATCGCCAGATTCACCGGTCGTCCCCTCCTCCCACTCCTGCCCAGCAGGACGACGAAGACGAAAAGGGAGACGATGACGGCGAACCGCGGAGCCTGAGCGACCAGGACTGAGGCCGACAGGATGGTGAATGCTCTAGAATACCGTCGGAAACTGGACGAAGTCCTCATCCTGCGGAGCGAAGACCTCGGCTCGGCGGTCGACGATACGCGCCGCAGCCCGTAGCGCGGCCATCCACACCTGGAGGCGTGTCTGCTGTAGAATCGCCGCCTGCGTCTGCCGTTGCTGGATCGTTTGCCCGAGCCATGCCGCGGAGTCTGCCTCCGCATAGCTCACTTGCTCGATGATGAACGCGTTCGCGGGCGTGGTGACGACCTCACTGATCTGGCCGGGCTGGAGTCCGAACGAAGCTCCGATCGCCGCATTCTGCCGTCCGAGCCGGGGTACGAATTGGTTGCGTGTGAACGGAGTCGGCGCGTCCACCTGGAGGCCGACGTCTTCGGCGACCTGGGTGAGATCTTCCCCCGCGGCGATGCGCTCCAACATGGCCTGACCGTCCATGATGGCCTGTTCCATCTTCCGATCGAAGCGGAGCGTCGACTCGATCGCGACTCGGGCGGCCTCCAGCGGCAGCACACCTTCGGGGGTGGTACTGATGAGCTCGAGCGCGTAGAACGCCTGGTCGGTCTCGAAGACCGGGCTCACATCACCGGGCTCACCTTCCAGGAACGCCCAGTCCGCTCCTTCAGAGATCTGCCCCGCGCCCCCCACGAAGGGGAAGTTCTCGGCGAGGTCCACCGTAGTGACCTCGAGGCCCACGTTGGCGGCCGCCTCCTCCAGCGGCATCACCTCCCCCATGTCCTCGAGCGAGTCGGCCAGCATGAGCAGCGCGATCTCGCTGTCGTCGGTGCGCTCGAAGGGGATCAGCACATGGCGCGCCTGGACGCTGTCGACGCCCCAGCGGTCCAGTACCTCGATGATGTGGTACCCGAACGCAGTACGCACCGGCTCGCCGACCGTATTGAGCGGAGCCGCGAAGACCGTGCTGTCGAAGGCGCCGATCATGCGCCCTTTCGGGAAGACCCCGAGCTCTCCGCCGAGCGCAGCCGAACCCTCATCCGCGGACTCCCTCTGCGCGACTTCGGCGAAGTCGGCGCCGTCGAGGATCTCCTGGCGCACCGCCGCCGCGGTCTCGCCGGCAGCCACGGAATCCGCCGCGGTAGGGGTCTTGCCGAGCACGACGACCCTGACCGAAGCGCGCGCGGGTACGGCGAATTCTTCTTGCTTGGCCCGATAGTACGCCTCTATGTCGCCGTCTGAGATCTCGAAGTCGTTGTCCTCGTACCGCGTGGCCGGATCCAGCGCCACGAAGCGGATTTCGACCTGCTCGTTCTGATCGCGGAAGCGTTGCCAGAGTTCGGCGTCCGAGAGGTAGATCCCGCTCGAGACCTGCCGGAGCAGCTTTCCGCGCGGGATCACGTCCCGGTAATATGCCTCGAGCAGCAAGCGCTGGTCGTTCGGGAGAGAGGCGAGGAAGGTCTGATAACCCGTGATGTCGAACTGGCCCGTCTCCTCCGACGTGAATTGAGGCCGAAGGTCCGCGGGGGGGCTGAGCTGAGCGGCCTGGATGATCTCCTGGTCCGTGACCTTGATGCCTCTGCGGCGCAGCTCCTGCCGGATGAGAAGCTGGTTCACCACCTCGTCGAACGCAGCGTCTTCAATCTCTTTGACCTGCTGAGATGTGAGAGGCTGTTCCTGAGATCGCTGGATCTGGTCGCGGAGATTCTGGAAGGTCGCGCTCCAGTCGTCGTACGTGACCGCATCCCCGTTGACACGGCCGATTTCGCCGAAGCCACCGGAGCTCTGCCCAGTAATATCCATGCCCCACGTGAACACCATGAGACCGACGAACGCGACCGCTACCGCGATCATGATCGGCTTCGTCGCGTTCCGCATTTGAGCCATCATAGACGGCGTCTCTCCTACGACCCAAGCTTAAGAGTTCGGAAAATGCTGAAAAAGAACCCAAAAAGGATAACGGCTCGTGGACCCGCTCTCAACGGAGCGTGAGTGCCCAGACGGCCGTATTCCGATACGTTGAGGACGCTCGGCAGTTCCCCTTTCGTTGACACTATTTCCAACGGCTCCGTATCTTTGGGCGGCCTCGTAGCCCCTGACGAATCCCCCATCCCATCCCGTTTTCGGAGTCACCGTGACCGAATCGCTCGAAGGGGAAATCCGCACCCTACGTTCTTTGTTCTGGTCGGACCGTGACCCGGATGGCCGCGGCTTCGCGCCACTCGCCGACGCGTATCGACGAGCCGGCGACACCAAGCAGGCGCTCGAGCTGCTCGGGGACGGCATGGACCGGCATCCGGATTTCACGCCGGGGCACGTCGTCGCGGCCCGGCTGTACGTGGAGCAGGGTCTCTTCACAGAGGCCGAGATTGCGGCTCGCCGGGTGCTCGATCTCGATCCCGAGAACGTGGACGCACTACGGTTGCTGGTCCGGGCGCTGGACGAGGAGGGGGAGGCGGTAGAAGCCGCGAAGGTGCGAGAGCAGCTAGCGACTCTCGAGCCCGAGCCCTCCGAGGACGAGATGCCCTCAGACGATTCGTCCGCCGTCGAGGAGGCGGTGCTCTCCTCCGAGGCCTTCGCCCCCGAGGAGCCCGAGGCCCAAGAAGACGTTGTCGAGTTCGATCCGTTCACGCTCGGCGGGGTCCTGGACGGGGAAGAAGAAGTCTTCGACTTCGGTGCGCTGGCACCGGATGAGCCGGAGGCGGTCGAGGAGAAGGTCTTCGACTTCGGCGCGCTGGCGCCGGACGAGCCCGCGCCAGACGAAGCTGCCGAGCAGATCCAGACGCGAACGATGGCTGAGCTGTACGTGACTCAGGGCCTCACCGATCGGGCGATCGACGTGTACCAGCACCTGGTCGGCGCCTCCCCCGACGACGCGGGGTTACGGGCGCGTCTCGAGGAGCTAAGGGCCGGGGACCAAGAGACCGACGTCGCAAGCGGGGAGACCGGGGCACACACTCCCCATCCGCAAGCCGTCGAGCAGGCGCCCGAAGCTGACGAGAGCGACGATGGCGAGGTTGAGACGCTC
This Gemmatimonadota bacterium DNA region includes the following protein-coding sequences:
- a CDS encoding twin-arginine translocase TatA/TatE family subunit, with protein sequence MGLGGFGMWEMIFIFLVILLLFGAKKLPEIGSALGKGIREFKSSVREIENEFKAPDRQIHRSSPPPTPAQQDDEDEKGDDDGEPRSLSDQD
- a CDS encoding peptidylprolyl isomerase encodes the protein MRNATKPIMIAVAVAFVGLMVFTWGMDITGQSSGGFGEIGRVNGDAVTYDDWSATFQNLRDQIQRSQEQPLTSQQVKEIEDAAFDEVVNQLLIRQELRRRGIKVTDQEIIQAAQLSPPADLRPQFTSEETGQFDITGYQTFLASLPNDQRLLLEAYYRDVIPRGKLLRQVSSGIYLSDAELWQRFRDQNEQVEIRFVALDPATRYEDNDFEISDGDIEAYYRAKQEEFAVPARASVRVVVLGKTPTAADSVAAGETAAAVRQEILDGADFAEVAQRESADEGSAALGGELGVFPKGRMIGAFDSTVFAAPLNTVGEPVRTAFGYHIIEVLDRWGVDSVQARHVLIPFERTDDSEIALLMLADSLEDMGEVMPLEEAAANVGLEVTTVDLAENFPFVGGAGQISEGADWAFLEGEPGDVSPVFETDQAFYALELISTTPEGVLPLEAARVAIESTLRFDRKMEQAIMDGQAMLERIAAGEDLTQVAEDVGLQVDAPTPFTRNQFVPRLGRQNAAIGASFGLQPGQISEVVTTPANAFIIEQVSYAEADSAAWLGQTIQQRQTQAAILQQTRLQVWMAALRAAARIVDRRAEVFAPQDEDFVQFPTVF
- a CDS encoding tetratricopeptide repeat protein, yielding MTESLEGEIRTLRSLFWSDRDPDGRGFAPLADAYRRAGDTKQALELLGDGMDRHPDFTPGHVVAARLYVEQGLFTEAEIAARRVLDLDPENVDALRLLVRALDEEGEAVEAAKVREQLATLEPEPSEDEMPSDDSSAVEEAVLSSEAFAPEEPEAQEDVVEFDPFTLGGVLDGEEEVFDFGALAPDEPEAVEEKVFDFGALAPDEPAPDEAAEQIQTRTMAELYVTQGLTDRAIDVYQHLVGASPDDAGLRARLEELRAGDQETDVASGETGAHTPHPQAVEQAPEADESDDGEVETLARDLAASGDAEHEVDTPFAWAEEVSEEQGDVVDGPSIGRFFDDLLSYGHASEPEES
- a CDS encoding tetratricopeptide repeat protein, whose product is MSIETLKEQARRHEQREEWQEALDQYGLAIMKLAKEEQPDIGLYNRVGDLYVRVGNLDAAVEHFEQSVDLYLETFLPNNAIAVCKKIIRNVPDRHSAYLKMGQIRAEQGFLPDARANFLTYAERMQQAGDLDESFRALVEFCDLAPDDIDIRMMVADQMASHDRKDDAVVQLSTAYRHLIAKGAADEASAVEAKIRELDASTDVGGLPVMTSAELDGDGLSDADDLMGHFSDIAIGDSDDQESDNGRELPTFDVSDEPGDAAPAPEEEDASEAEEAVQEAAASEDYIDLGSMVLGDDGGEKSTRFTVAYEEPSGDEQADFAKMLSQFKDKVSENLGADDVQTHHDLGTAYKEMGLLEEAVGEFQAALRASADHLPTYELLGLTFMEMGRPEATVHSLERALEVKYDIEEELLGIYYYLARANEDLGKAERAVELYEKVFSIDINFADVTERLGDLR
- a CDS encoding polyprenyl synthetase family protein produces the protein MQPSTDTSVGQAVQGGASALSAIQAPVRSELDQVGSELRRIVLSDFDMIEEVNEHLLFLQGKLFRPTLLLLSSRVGGEPHDDSRTLAAVVELVHLATLVHDDAVDHSVLRRGLPTVNALWTHQVAIIMGDYLYSRAVTELAQLGNLDALAVLAGAANEMSVGEMRQLTSYDALDFTEQDYYRLIAAKTASLMSASCEMGSLAGEAKSREQLARFGHNLGMAFQIVDDLLDYTGSEAVTGKPRGQDLREHKVTLPLVGALASATEAEEREIRTFFTRVAPSDDEIRQVIGIVTERGGLEYARGRADYYARLARASLTGLTEGPAVDALYDAVAYVVDRKR
- the ftcD gene encoding glutamate formimidoyltransferase, producing the protein MVRVLEAVPNFSEGRDLSKVRALVDTIAATGVEVLDWSADPDHHRSVISYIGDPDLVVRASIAAAEFARDHIDLREHQGVHPRVGALDVMPLVPLHGVDMVDAVNAAHRVGSAIADLGVPVFYYGYASDPAGRGLAELRRGGFEGFAGGFPEDRRPQVPASAERPHATAGVTCVGARRVLLAWNVFLRGISRDQAREIASQLRERDGGFAGLRALGLHLASQDRVQISMNLEDPDETPPLAVFSAIEKAVHAWGGDVVETQVVGMIPDALVLPAGQDRLHILDLEPARVLSHRVRMHVQGRLDTGRQTSDDAI